A section of the Lepus europaeus isolate LE1 chromosome 19, mLepTim1.pri, whole genome shotgun sequence genome encodes:
- the APOC1 gene encoding apolipoprotein C-I, with the protein MRLVLSLPVLVLALWMALEGPAPAQAAPDFSTLELIPDKLKEFGNTLEEKARVAIERFKQSEITTKTRNWFSEAISKVKEKFKSTFS; encoded by the exons ATGAGGCTCGTTCTCTCGCTCCCCGTGCTGGTGCTGGCTCTGTGGATGGCTCTGGAAG gccctgccccagcccaggcggcCCCAGACTTCAGCACCTTGGAGCTCATCCCGGATAAGCTGAAGGAGTTTGGGAACACCCTGGAGGAAAAGGCCCGGGTGGCCATTGAGCGCTTCAAGCAGAGCGAAATCACCACGAAGACCCG gaACTGGTTCTCAGAGGCGATCagcaaagtgaaggagaaattcaAGTCTACCTTCTCCTGA
- the APOE gene encoding apolipoprotein E — translation MKVWWAVLVAAILAGCRAEPDPEVEVTEQARWKAGQPWELALGRFWDYLRWVQSLSDQVQEELLSSQVTQELTMLMEETMKEVKAYKSELEEQLSPMAEETRARVSKELQAAQARLEADMEDACNRLAQYRGEAQAMLGQSTEELRARFSSHMRKLRKRLLRDAEDLQKRMAVYGAGAREGAERGVSAIRERLGPLVEQGRLRAATVSTLAGQPLRERAQAWGERLRGHLEEVGSRARDRLDEVREQVEEVRVKVEEQAAQMRLQAEAFQARLKSWFEPLVEDMQRQWAGLVEKVQAAVTSKAPAAAPSDNQ, via the exons ATGAAGGTGTGGTGGGCTGTGTTGGTGGCGGCGATCCTGGCAG GATGCCGGGCCGAGCCGGACCCGGAGGTGGAGGTGACGGAGCAGGCCAGGTGGAAGGCCggccagccctgggagctggccCTGGGCCGCTTCTGGGATTACCTGCGCTGGGTACAGTCGCTGTCTGACCAGGTGCAAGAGGAGCTGCTCAGCTCGCAGGTCACCCAGGAACTGAC GATGCTGATGGAAGAAACCATGAAGGAGGTGAAGGCCTACAAGTCGGAGCTGGAGGAGCAGCTGAGCCCCATGGCGGAGGAGACGCGGGCGCGCGTGTCCAAGGAGCTGCAGGCTGCGCAGGCGCGCCTGGAGGCCGACATGGAGGACGCCTGCAACCGCCTGGCGCAGTACCGCGGCGAGGCGCAGGCCATGCTGGGCCAGAGCACCGAGGAGCTGCGCGCACGCTTCTCCTCGCACATGCGCAAGCTGCGCAAGCGGCTGCTGCGCGACGCCGAGGACCTGCAGAAGCGCATGGCCGTGTACGGCGCCGGGGCCCGCGAAGGCGCCGAGCGCGGCGTGAGCGCCATCCGCGAGCGCCTCGGGCCGCTGGTGGAGCAGGGCCGCCTGCGGGCCGCCACCGTGAGCACCCTGGCCGGCCAGCCGCTGCGGGAGCGCGCGCAGGCCTGGGGCGAGCGGCTGCGCGGGCACCTGGAGGAGGTGGGCAGCCGCGCGCGCGACCGCCTGGACGAGGTGCGCGAGCAGGTGGAGGAGGTGCGGGTGAAGGTGGAGGAGCAGGCCGCGCAGATGCGCCTGCAGGCCGAGGCCTTCCAGGCACGCCTCAAGAGCTGGTTCGAGCCGCTGGTGGAAGACATGCAGCGCCAGTGGGCCGGGCTGGTGGAGAAGGTGCAGGCCGCCGTGACCAGCAAGGCGCCCGCGGCGGCGCCCAGCGACAACCAGTGA